Proteins encoded together in one Pseudomonas sp. ADAK13 window:
- a CDS encoding aminopeptidase P family protein, producing MSTQPLTHGTVPQRLAHTRELMSREGIHALLVPSADPHLSEYLPGYWQGRQWLSGFHGSVGTLIVTADFAGVWADSRYWEQATKELKGSGIELVKLQPGQPGPLEWLAEQTPEGGVVAVDGAVMAVASARTLGSKLEARGARLRTDIDLLNEVWQDRPTLPNQPIYQHLPPQATVSRGEKLAALRESLSEKGADWHFIATLDDIAWLFNLRGGDVSFNPVFVSFALIGQQQATLFVALSKVDAELRAVLEQDGVALRDYSEVAAALKAIPSGASVQVDPARVTAGLLENLGSGVKLIEGLNPTTLAKSRKSLADAEHIRQAMEQDGAALCEFFAWLDSALGREHITELTIDEHLTAARTRRPGYVSLSFNTIAAFNANGAMPHYHATEEEHALIEGDGLLLIDSGGQYLGGTTDITRMVPIGTPTEEQKRDCTRVLKGVIALSRAHFPKGILSPLLDSIARAPIWAEGVDYGHGTGHGVGYFLNVHEGPQVIAYQAVAAPQTAMQAGMITSIEPGTYRPGRWGVRIENLVLNREAGKTEFGEFLKFETLTLCPIDTRCLEPSLLTVDERQWFNDYHAQVRERLSPLLSGAALEWLQVRTAAI from the coding sequence ATGAGCACACAGCCTTTGACCCATGGAACGGTTCCCCAGCGCCTGGCGCATACCCGCGAACTGATGAGCCGCGAAGGCATTCATGCCCTGTTGGTGCCGTCGGCCGACCCGCACTTGTCCGAATACCTGCCGGGTTACTGGCAGGGGCGCCAGTGGTTGTCGGGTTTTCACGGTTCGGTGGGCACACTGATTGTCACCGCAGATTTCGCCGGTGTGTGGGCAGACAGCCGCTATTGGGAACAGGCGACCAAGGAACTCAAGGGCAGCGGTATCGAGCTGGTCAAGCTGCAACCCGGCCAGCCCGGGCCACTGGAATGGCTGGCGGAACAGACTCCGGAAGGTGGCGTGGTGGCAGTGGACGGTGCGGTCATGGCCGTGGCCTCGGCGCGTACCCTGGGCAGCAAGCTGGAAGCACGTGGTGCACGCTTGCGCACGGACATCGACCTGCTGAATGAAGTCTGGCAAGACCGCCCAACCTTGCCGAACCAGCCGATCTATCAACATCTGCCACCCCAGGCCACCGTCAGCCGCGGCGAAAAACTCGCGGCCCTGCGCGAAAGCTTGAGCGAGAAGGGGGCCGACTGGCATTTCATCGCGACCCTGGACGATATCGCCTGGCTGTTTAACCTGCGTGGTGGTGACGTTTCGTTCAACCCGGTGTTTGTGTCCTTTGCCTTGATCGGTCAGCAGCAGGCGACATTGTTTGTGGCTTTGAGCAAAGTCGATGCCGAGCTTCGTGCCGTGCTGGAGCAGGATGGCGTGGCCCTGCGTGATTACAGCGAAGTCGCTGCTGCATTGAAGGCCATTCCGTCGGGCGCCAGTGTGCAGGTCGATCCGGCACGGGTGACCGCCGGCTTGCTGGAAAACCTCGGCAGTGGCGTCAAGCTGATCGAAGGGCTTAACCCGACCACCTTGGCCAAATCGCGTAAAAGCCTGGCTGACGCCGAGCATATTCGCCAGGCCATGGAGCAGGACGGCGCGGCCTTGTGCGAATTCTTCGCCTGGCTCGACAGTGCGTTGGGCCGTGAGCACATCACCGAACTGACTATTGATGAACACCTGACGGCGGCGCGTACCCGCCGGCCGGGTTATGTGTCGCTGAGTTTCAACACGATTGCCGCATTCAACGCCAATGGCGCGATGCCGCACTACCACGCGACTGAAGAAGAGCACGCGCTGATCGAAGGCGATGGCTTGCTGCTGATCGACTCCGGTGGCCAGTACCTGGGTGGCACCACCGACATCACGCGTATGGTGCCTATTGGTACGCCAACCGAAGAGCAGAAACGCGATTGCACGCGGGTGCTCAAAGGTGTGATTGCCTTGTCCCGCGCGCATTTCCCCAAGGGCATTCTTTCGCCGCTGCTGGATTCCATCGCCCGTGCGCCGATCTGGGCTGAAGGCGTGGACTACGGCCACGGTACCGGTCATGGCGTCGGCTACTTCCTCAATGTGCATGAAGGCCCGCAGGTGATCGCCTATCAAGCCGTCGCCGCACCGCAAACCGCGATGCAGGCCGGCATGATTACGTCCATCGAGCCGGGCACTTACCGTCCGGGGCGTTGGGGTGTGCGCATCGAGAACCTGGTGCTGAACCGTGAAGCGGGCAAGACCGAGTTTGGCGAGTTCCTCAAGTTCGAGACACTCACGCTGTGCCCCATCGACACCCGTTGCCTGGAGCCGTCGTTGCTGACGGTGGACGAGCGCCAGTGGTTCAACGATTACCACGCGCAAGTCCGTGAGCGCCTGAGCCCGCTGCTCAGTGGCGCGGCGCTGGAATGGTTGCAGGTGCGTACGGCCGCTATCTGA
- a CDS encoding SDR family oxidoreductase, with protein MTNNKKIVLVVGAGDATGGAIAKRFAREGYVACVTRRSAEKLQPLVDSIQAAGGEAHGFACDARKEEDVIALIEQIETELGPIEAFVFNIGANVPCSILEETARKYFKIWEMACFSGFLNAREVAKRMVTRHRGTILFTGATAGLRGAAGFAAFAGAKHGIRALAQSMARELGPRNIHVAHVVVDGAIDTDFIRDNFPQKYALKDQDGILNPEHIADNYWYLHSQPRDAWTFELDLRPWNEPW; from the coding sequence ATGACGAACAACAAGAAAATCGTACTGGTTGTGGGTGCTGGTGATGCCACTGGCGGCGCAATTGCCAAACGCTTCGCCCGTGAAGGTTACGTCGCATGCGTTACGCGGCGCAGCGCCGAAAAACTGCAACCCTTGGTGGACAGCATCCAGGCGGCCGGCGGCGAGGCGCATGGCTTTGCCTGCGACGCCCGCAAGGAAGAAGACGTGATTGCGCTGATCGAACAGATTGAAACCGAGCTGGGGCCCATTGAAGCTTTTGTGTTCAACATCGGTGCGAATGTGCCGTGCAGCATCCTGGAAGAAACCGCCCGCAAGTACTTCAAGATTTGGGAAATGGCCTGTTTCTCTGGCTTCCTCAATGCCCGGGAAGTGGCCAAGCGCATGGTCACCCGTCACCGCGGCACCATCCTGTTTACCGGTGCCACTGCCGGATTGCGCGGTGCCGCCGGCTTTGCCGCGTTCGCAGGCGCGAAACACGGGATCCGCGCACTGGCGCAAAGCATGGCCCGCGAGCTGGGTCCGAGGAACATCCACGTCGCCCACGTAGTCGTGGATGGCGCCATCGACACTGACTTCATTCGTGACAACTTCCCGCAGAAGTACGCCCTCAAGGATCAGGACGGTATTCTCAACCCCGAACACATCGCCGATAACTATTGGTACCTGCACAGTCAGCCCCGGGACGCCTGGACCTTCGAGCTGGACCTGCGCCCCTGGAATGAACCCTGGTAA
- a CDS encoding LysR family transcriptional regulator: MDKLNAMAIFVRVIERGSFSAVARELHTTQPTISKVLRALETELGGKLISRSTRKLSLTDEGQRYYSHCRQILAAVDAAEHSFQSGKEAVAGPLRIGSSVSFGRLHIASRLAGFLDRYPQVQVDLQLNDQNQDLVSEGLDVTLRIGELRDSGLIARQIGTTHRVTLASPAYLAKHPAPQTPQELARHNCLLFNLLSSQNQWVYEKDGTRHSVKIKGNAQSNNSEAVREMVLAGLGIALSPLWLFFDDLKAGRVVALLQDYTPQSLPIHAVSAPNRRQSARVKAFIDYMADALTQASELQPLR; encoded by the coding sequence ATGGATAAGCTCAACGCAATGGCCATTTTCGTCCGGGTAATCGAGCGCGGAAGTTTCTCTGCGGTTGCCCGGGAATTGCACACCACTCAGCCCACCATCAGCAAAGTACTGCGTGCACTGGAGACAGAACTGGGCGGCAAGCTGATTTCCCGCAGCACCCGCAAACTCTCCCTGACAGACGAAGGCCAGCGCTACTACAGCCATTGCCGACAAATCCTCGCGGCGGTGGATGCTGCAGAACACAGCTTCCAGTCCGGCAAGGAGGCTGTCGCCGGTCCGTTACGCATTGGCTCGTCGGTGAGCTTCGGTCGCCTGCACATCGCCTCACGCCTGGCGGGATTTCTCGATCGATACCCACAGGTACAGGTTGACCTGCAACTGAACGATCAAAATCAGGACCTGGTCAGCGAAGGCCTGGACGTTACCCTGCGCATCGGCGAGTTGCGCGACAGCGGCCTGATCGCCCGGCAGATCGGCACTACTCACCGGGTCACCCTCGCCAGCCCGGCCTATCTGGCCAAACACCCGGCGCCGCAAACTCCGCAAGAGCTGGCCCGGCACAATTGCCTGCTGTTCAACCTGCTCAGCAGCCAGAACCAATGGGTCTACGAAAAGGACGGGACGCGGCACAGCGTCAAGATCAAGGGCAACGCCCAGAGCAATAACTCCGAGGCTGTACGCGAGATGGTATTGGCGGGGCTCGGCATTGCGCTGTCGCCCCTGTGGTTGTTCTTTGATGACCTGAAGGCCGGCCGGGTGGTCGCCTTGCTGCAGGACTACACCCCGCAGTCGCTGCCGATTCATGCCGTTTCGGCACCCAATCGCCGTCAGTCCGCCCGGGTCAAAGCGTTTATCGACTACATGGCCGATGCCCTGACCCAGGCGTCCGAACTGCAGCCCCTCAGATAG
- a CDS encoding zinc-dependent alcohol dehydrogenase family protein, whose amino-acid sequence MTDTTQMRALMVDVANGPLRLATIPRPTPGDGEVLVRIKASGLNPLDGKIRAGEAAHARQPLPAVIGLDLAGIIETVGPGINEWKAGDEVYALATGVGGIQGSLAEFAVVDARLLARKPATLSMREAAALPLVLITAWEGLVDRAHVGPGHKVLIQGGAGGVGHVAVQVANAFGAEVFATGSARQRALIEGLGATFIDYQQHTVEEYVALHTAGEGFDIVYDTVGGPTLDASFQAARTYHGHVLSCLGWGSHSLAPLSFRGATYSGVFTLLPMLTGKGREHHGQILAEAAQLIDDGKLTPILDGRQFDLHTVNAACELLAGGAQGRLVIEI is encoded by the coding sequence ATGACTGATACAACTCAAATGCGTGCCCTGATGGTGGATGTGGCGAATGGGCCGTTACGGCTGGCGACGATTCCCAGGCCAACGCCGGGGGATGGTGAGGTGCTGGTGAGGATCAAGGCCAGTGGCCTCAACCCGCTGGACGGGAAAATTCGCGCAGGCGAGGCGGCCCATGCCCGTCAGCCGTTGCCGGCTGTGATTGGCTTGGACTTGGCGGGGATCATCGAGACGGTGGGCCCGGGTATCAACGAGTGGAAGGCGGGCGATGAGGTGTACGCCCTGGCGACGGGAGTGGGCGGCATCCAGGGTTCGTTGGCGGAGTTTGCCGTGGTGGATGCGCGCTTGCTGGCGAGAAAACCCGCGACCCTGAGCATGCGCGAAGCCGCGGCATTGCCGCTGGTGCTGATCACCGCATGGGAAGGGCTGGTGGACCGTGCGCATGTAGGCCCGGGGCATAAAGTCCTGATTCAGGGCGGTGCGGGTGGTGTAGGACATGTCGCCGTGCAAGTAGCTAATGCGTTTGGCGCCGAGGTGTTTGCGACCGGTTCAGCCAGGCAGCGGGCGTTGATTGAGGGGCTGGGCGCCACGTTTATCGACTACCAACAGCACACCGTCGAGGAGTATGTAGCCTTGCACACGGCGGGCGAAGGTTTTGACATCGTGTATGACACGGTGGGCGGGCCGACGCTGGATGCGTCCTTCCAGGCGGCCAGGACTTATCACGGGCATGTGCTGAGTTGTCTTGGCTGGGGTTCTCATAGCCTGGCGCCGTTGTCGTTTCGCGGGGCGACTTACTCCGGGGTGTTTACCCTGCTGCCGATGCTGACGGGCAAGGGGCGCGAGCACCACGGGCAGATCCTTGCCGAGGCGGCGCAGTTGATTGATGACGGGAAGCTCACGCCGATTCTCGACGGGCGTCAATTCGACCTGCACACGGTAAACGCCGCCTGCGAGTTACTCGCCGGCGGCGCTCAAGGGCGTCTGGTGATTGAAATCTAG
- a CDS encoding 2-hydroxychromene-2-carboxylate isomerase, whose translation MSKTVEFFFDLGSPATYLAYTQLPGLCAATGAQLIYKPMLLGGVFKATGNASPVTIPAKGRYMLQDLARYAQRYNVPLKFNPHFPINTLTLMRAVTGVQMRQPERFQSFIDGLFRALWVEGRHLGDPAVVAAVLAEHGFDPEVVLALTNDDAVKATLKDNTQHAIQRGVFGAPTMFVGDQLFFGQDRLEFVREALS comes from the coding sequence ATGAGTAAAACCGTGGAGTTTTTCTTCGACCTCGGCAGCCCTGCCACCTATCTGGCCTATACGCAGCTTCCAGGGCTGTGCGCTGCAACCGGCGCCCAGCTGATTTATAAGCCAATGTTGCTGGGTGGCGTGTTCAAGGCCACTGGCAATGCATCACCGGTCACCATTCCCGCCAAAGGCCGCTACATGCTCCAGGACCTGGCGCGCTACGCCCAGCGCTACAACGTCCCGCTCAAGTTCAACCCGCACTTCCCCATCAATACATTGACACTGATGCGCGCAGTCACCGGTGTCCAAATGCGCCAGCCCGAGCGTTTTCAGAGTTTCATCGACGGCCTGTTCCGCGCCCTTTGGGTAGAAGGCCGTCACCTGGGTGATCCTGCTGTGGTGGCTGCGGTGCTGGCTGAACACGGTTTTGATCCCGAAGTAGTCCTCGCGTTGACGAATGACGACGCCGTCAAGGCCACCCTCAAGGACAACACCCAGCACGCCATCCAGCGCGGCGTATTCGGGGCGCCTACGATGTTCGTCGGCGACCAGTTGTTTTTCGGCCAGGACCGCTTGGAGTTTGTCCGCGAAGCGCTGAGCTAG
- a CDS encoding TetR/AcrR family transcriptional regulator, whose amino-acid sequence MRYSASHKQETREKLLDSSAALAKKEGFASVGVDGLMKAIGLSGGAFYSHFASKDELFSSIVERELSHSLERLNGNGVQSRERLDRCLKFYLSMAHVEQSEAGCALPSLGAEIARSDVAVRQQAQDWICRLQAGWAATLGSEDLAWSILSQCIGALVVARMMVNPQVQAQVLSSNYDVLSQQLSNL is encoded by the coding sequence ATGCGATATTCGGCCAGTCATAAGCAGGAAACCAGAGAGAAACTGCTGGATAGCAGTGCAGCCCTGGCGAAGAAAGAAGGGTTTGCCAGTGTCGGGGTGGATGGCTTGATGAAAGCCATCGGCTTGAGTGGTGGCGCGTTTTATAGCCATTTCGCCTCAAAGGACGAATTGTTCAGCTCGATTGTCGAGCGCGAATTGAGCCACAGCCTTGAGCGCTTGAATGGTAATGGCGTGCAGAGTCGGGAGCGGCTGGATCGCTGTTTGAAGTTCTACTTGAGCATGGCCCATGTGGAGCAGTCTGAAGCGGGCTGTGCGTTGCCGAGCCTGGGTGCGGAGATTGCTCGATCGGATGTGGCGGTGCGCCAACAGGCGCAGGACTGGATTTGCCGACTGCAGGCGGGGTGGGCTGCAACGCTGGGTAGCGAGGACCTGGCGTGGTCGATTCTGTCGCAATGCATCGGCGCGCTGGTAGTAGCGCGGATGATGGTCAACCCGCAGGTGCAGGCACAGGTGCTGTCATCGAACTACGACGTACTCAGCCAACAACTGTCGAACCTGTAA
- the rhtA gene encoding threonine/homoserine exporter RhtA has protein sequence MTTSSRSLASTLFPVGLLLIAMASIQSGASLAKSMFPIVGAQGTTTLRLIFASVIMLLLLRPWRAKLTAKSLQTVIVYGMALGGMNFLFYMSLRTVPLGIAVALEFTGPLAVAIYASRRAVDFLWIALAIVGLLLLIPVGEASSGIDLTGAAYALSAGACWALYILFGQKAGADNGVQTAALGVMIAALFVAPIGIVHAGAALLTPSLIPIAIGVAVLSTALPYTLEMVALTRLPARTFGTLMSIEPAFGALSGLFFLQEHLSLAQWLAITCIILASVGATLTMRNESKPLVPAD, from the coding sequence ATGACCACCTCATCCCGTAGCCTGGCCTCGACATTGTTTCCGGTCGGCCTGCTACTCATTGCCATGGCCTCCATTCAATCAGGCGCGTCGCTCGCCAAAAGCATGTTCCCCATCGTTGGTGCTCAGGGCACCACCACCCTGCGCCTGATTTTTGCCAGTGTGATCATGCTGCTTCTATTACGTCCATGGCGCGCCAAGCTGACAGCCAAGTCGCTGCAGACGGTCATCGTTTACGGAATGGCGTTGGGCGGAATGAACTTCCTCTTCTATATGTCACTGCGGACCGTTCCCCTGGGAATCGCAGTAGCCCTCGAATTCACCGGCCCATTGGCCGTCGCGATCTATGCTTCGCGACGCGCGGTAGACTTTCTCTGGATAGCCTTGGCCATCGTCGGCCTTCTGCTATTGATCCCCGTAGGAGAAGCCAGCAGCGGCATTGATCTCACAGGCGCCGCCTACGCACTGAGCGCAGGCGCCTGCTGGGCGCTCTACATTCTGTTTGGCCAAAAGGCCGGTGCCGACAACGGCGTACAAACCGCAGCCCTGGGCGTAATGATTGCTGCACTGTTTGTCGCGCCGATCGGAATTGTCCACGCGGGCGCTGCATTACTCACGCCCTCGCTGATCCCGATCGCCATTGGTGTCGCGGTTTTATCCACCGCCCTGCCCTATACCCTGGAGATGGTCGCCCTGACCCGCCTGCCCGCCCGCACATTCGGAACCCTGATGAGTATCGAGCCCGCGTTCGGCGCCTTGTCTGGCCTGTTTTTCCTTCAAGAACACCTGTCCCTGGCGCAATGGCTGGCCATTACCTGCATTATCCTGGCCTCTGTTGGCGCAACCCTGACCATGCGTAACGAATCAAAGCCACTCGTTCCAGCCGATTGA